One window of the Penaeus monodon isolate SGIC_2016 chromosome 1, NSTDA_Pmon_1, whole genome shotgun sequence genome contains the following:
- the LOC119577173 gene encoding pikachurin-like, whose product RADGYSCTKLNYSKPDSSVLYEKEASFVAVLDDDYQSDSPGDYQHDDYQRDDYQRDDYQRLDYARDDKYSDYRRDDYQRDLSRLEDAEDQPHTAELLEDPSRRKGSSQLIDRADILNYDRYKTEHDSSQEDLGAEEETGPETFLELDTLDLFQPFTSPGPNLEQKVPSELPNLQATESLTPLCEMDCGKGHCHVDTQAGISRCMCPLGHAGRYCHPGPQIETARFHGSSWVAFAPLREAYRDVQLTLEFKPESPDGVLLVSGENDDLSGDFMAAVLLNGYVEFRWDCGSGAGSVRSPEGVHMGEWNRLTVYRHRWDVWLQLNDGHHIQGRSEGLFSRITFREPLYVGGSNNLTSLAVRLGVTTGLQGCVRRLQINDHVYRFHKNDALREPNPLSDYAALDGFDISECIGDACSEVECQHGGKCVASVQDTRNSSNLAATPPPAFFPPPPAAPICLCPLGYAGDFCEKQLNLEVPSFNGSAHLVFPALGGSVLSWLELELVFRAASTDGIMLYEGHRSDGSSDFIAVTLSQAHVLFTIDLGSGMLTLRSAYPIRPGVWHSVRVSRTGRWAWLYVDDQPVVSGLTPGGFTMLSLSHPLYLGGIPPTSVSQPILPASQAFVGCIQKLSLNGRPIHLVSGAVSGSNVGSCDHPCSERPCDNGGVCEPHGPTYTCRCPLGFKDEHCRSRVVTQVLTPSFSGRSFLKYSDPEIMKRVSGDKLHLWLRFRSLTPNGLLIWAGEEEDDGETDVLIPPIGDSLSLELQDGRLVLRYNLGSGYARLMYNNSGPLDDGQWHTVRISRYEREAHVSVDGEDQIVVVSPGDLVQLNVDSSLYVGGRETFRGAHSGYMTPGLTGCIADLTLATDYHVDLITQAAAGQNIDYC is encoded by the exons AACTGAACTACAGCAAGCCCGATTCCTCCGTGCTGTACGAGAAGGAGGCGTCCTTCGTGGCCGTGTTGGATGACGACTACCAATCTGACTCTCCAGGAGACTACCAGCATGACGACTACCAACGAGACGACTACCAGCGGGATGACTACCAGCGCCTCGATTACGCGCGCGACGACAAGTACAGCGACTACCGACGAGACGACTACCAGCGCGACCTGTCCAGGCTGGAGGACGCCGAGGACCAGCCCCACACGGCCGAGCTGCTGGAGGACCCCTCTCGGCGCAAGGGCAGCAGCCAGCTCATCGACAGGGCGGACATCCTCAACTACGACAG ATATAAGACTGAGCATGACTCCAGCCAGGAGGACCTTGGAGCTGAGGAGGAAACCGGCCCGGAGACTTTCCTGGAGCTGGACACCCTGGACCTCTTCCAGCCGTTCACTTCGCCTGGACCCAACCTGGAGCAGAAGGTACCTTCCGAGCTGCCCAACCTCCAAGCCACCGAGAGCCTCACACCCTTG tgtGAAATGGATTGTGGAAAAGGACATTGCCATGTGGATACTCAAGCTGGCATCTCAAGGTGCATGTGCCCCCTAGGACATGCAGGCCGCTATTGTCATCCAG GTCCTCAGATAGAAACGGCAAGGTTCCACGGCTCTTCATGGGTGGCCTTTGCCCCTCTTCGGGAAGCCTACAGGGACGTCCAACTCACGCTGGAGTTTAAGCCCGAGAGTCCTGATGGTGTCCTGCTGGTGTCGGGGGAGAACGACGACCTCAGTGGGGACTTCATGGCTGCAGTGCTCCTCAATGGCTATGTTGAGTTCAG ATGGGACTGTGGTTCAGGTGCCGGGTCCGTCCGCTCACCCGAGGGAGTGCACATGGGCGAGTGGAACCGACTTACTGTGTATCGGCACCGTTGGGATGTTTGGCTGCAGCTCAATGATGGCCACCATATTCAAGGCCGCTCTGAG GGACTCTTCTCAAGGATCACTTTCCGCGAACCTCTTTATGTCGGGGGCTCCAACAACCTGACATCACTTGCAGTGCGTCTTGGTGTGACAACAGGCTTACAGGGATGTGTCAGACGACTGCAGATCAATGATCATGTTTATCGTTTCCACAAGAATGATGCTCTTAGGGAACCCAATCCCTTGTCGGATTATGCTGCTCTTGATGGCTTTGACATAA GTGAATGCATAGGTGATGCTTGCAGTGAAGTAGAATGCCAGCATGGAGGAAAATGCGTGGCATCAGTTCAGGACACCAGGAACAGTTCCAATTTAGCCGCTACACCTCCACctgctttctttccccctccaccaGCTGCTCCTATATGTCTGTGCCCACTTGGCTATGCTGGGGATTTCTGTGAAAAGCAACTAAATCTCGAG GTTCCTTCCTTCAATGGCTCTGCCCACCTGGTATTCCCAGCACTTGGAGGTTCTGTCTTATCATGGCTTGAATTGGAATTAGTGTTCCGTGCAGCCTCCACAGACGGCATCATGCTGTATGAGGGACATCGATCAGACGGCTCCAGTGACTTCATTGCTGTCACACTCTCCCAGGCCCATGTTCTGTTCACGATTGATTTGGGATCTGGAATGCTAACGTTAAG GTCAGCCTACCCAATCCGTCCTGGCGTGTGGCACTCAGTGCGAGTCTCTCGGACTGGCCGATGGGCTTGGTTATATGTTGATGACCAGCCTGTTGTGAGTGGTCTGACCCCTGGTGGTTTCACTATGCTGTCTCTCTCACATCCTCTATATCTTGGAGGTATTCCACCCACCTCAGTCTCGCAGCCAATACTACCAGCATCGCAGGCCTTTGTGGGCTGTATACAAAAG TTATCACTGAATGGACGACCAATCCACTTGGTATCTGGAGCAGTGTCTGGCAGTAATGTTGGATCTTGTGATCACCCTTGCTCCGAGCGCCCATGTGATAATGGTGGAGTATGTGAGCCACACGGCCCTACTTACACCTGCCGCTGCCCTCTGGGATTCAAGGATGAGCACTGCAGGAGTCGAGTGGTGACGCAGGTTCTCACACCAAGTTTCAGCGGACGTTCTTTCCTGAAGTACTCAGATCCAGAGATAATGAAGCG AGTGTCAGGTGACAAACTCCATTTGTGGTTAAGATTCCGCTCCCTGACGCCCAATGGCCTCCTGATCTGggctggagaggaggaggacgatggagAAACTGACGTACTGATCCCACCTATTGGAGATTCGCTGAGCCTAGAGTTGCAAGATGGACGTCTTGTGCTCCGGTACAACCTTGGCTCTGGGTATGCTAGGCTCATGTACAATAACAGTGGTCCATTGGATGATGGGCAGTGGCACACAGTGAGGATTTCCAG GTACGAGAGAGAAGCCCATGTGTCTGTTGATGGTGAGGACCAAATTGTAGTTGTCTCTCCAGGTGATCTTGTGCAACTTAATGTTGACTCATCACTCTATGTTG GTGGGCGCGAAACATTCCGAGGTGCTCACAGTGGCTACATGACCCCTGGACTGACGGGCTGCATAGCTGACCTGACTCTCGCTACAGACTATCATGTAGATCTTATAACTCAGGCAGCGGCAGGGCAAAATATTGATTACTGCTGA